The Halotia branconii CENA392 region TGGTTTACCATTTGGAACGGTGTAATTACCGAAGTTTACCATCCTACAGTAGACACACCCCAGATTCGAGATTTGCAGTATCTAATTTCCGACGGTAAAAGCTTTTTCCACGAAGAGAAACGCCATCTTGAATCAAAAGTAGAACATCTGTGGACTTATGGTTTAGGATACCGCGTTACTAATTCTGACCCAGAAGGACGTTATGCCATCATCAAAGAAGTAATCGCAGATCCACATTTATCGTGTATTTTACAACACACAAAAATCACAGGCGATCGCAATTTTATTTCCCAACTCCACATATATGCCTTGTGTGCGCCACATCTAGAAGTTGGTGGGAGAGGTAATAATGGCTACGCTATAGAAATTAGTGGGCATTATGTTCTCACGGCCGAGAAAGATGGAAGATGGTTAGCATTGGGTGCAACAGTTCCCTTTACCCGTCTTTCTTGTGGTTACGTTGGTCAAAGTGATGGCTGGACAGATTTAGCTAGCAATTTCCAAATGGATTGGGAGTTTGACAAAGCTTTAGATGGCAATATTGCTTTGACTGGAGAAATAAATCTAGATGGTAATAAAGAATTTACGTTAGGGCTAGCATTTGGGACAAATCTGCACAATGCAATTTCCACATTGTTTCAGTCGCTGAATATTCCTTTTGCACAACAGAAGCAGCAATACAACGAACAGTGGAAGCGATCGCGCAATGATATCAAACCATTAGAAAATATTTCCTATGATCAGGGAAAGTTATATCACAACAGCGTTAGTTTGTTATTGGCACATGAAGATAAAATTTATCCTGGTGCTTTAATAGCATCTTTGGCAATTCCTTGGGGCGAAGCCAAAGACGACCAAGATCAAGGAGGATATCACCTTGTCTGGACGCGAGATATGGTTAGTAGTGTAGCAGGTTTAGTGGCTGCTGGAAAAAATGAGACAGCAGTGCGATCGCTGATTTATCTGGCCACTAGCCAACAAGAAGACGGTGGTTTTGCTCAAAACTTCTGGGTTGATGGTAAACCCTACTGGACGGGTATTCAACTAGATGAAGTAGCGTTTCCCATTCTTTTAGCATCGCTATTGCATCAAGAAAAAGCTTGCTCAAACTTCGACGTTTATCCGATGGTTTTGAGGGCTGCGGGTTATTTAATTCGTCACGGCCCTGCTACCCAACAAGAACGCTGGGAAGAAAACAGCGGTTATTCACCCTCAACACTGGCATCTAATATTGCCGCCTTGATTTGTGCTGCTCAATTGGCTCGTGAACGTGAAGATAAAGTAACAGCAACGTTTATAGAAGAATACGCCGATTTTTTAGAATCTCATATTGAAGACTGGACAGTTACTACAGAAGGAACTCTGGTTCCTGGTATTAAACGGCACTATATTCGGATTACTCCTACAGATATTAATAATCCTCAACCCAACGAAAATCCCAATCAAGGAACTCTGTTCATTAGTAGTCAGCCGCCCGGTGAATCAGGAGAATTTCCGGCAAAAGAAATTGTCGATGGCGGGTTTTTACAATTGGTACGCTACGGCATTCGTCAAGCTAACGACCCAATTATTGTTGATTCTGTGAAAGTAATTGATGCAATCTTAAAAGTAGATACACCTTTTGGCTGTTGTTGGCATCGTTACAACCATGACGGCTACGGACAGCAAGAAGACGGCAGTCCTTACACAAGTTGGGGTAAAGGACGTGCTTGGCCTTTATTAACAGGAGAACGAGGACATTATGAATTAGCTGCTGGTGGCGATGTCAAAACATATATCAAAGCAATGGAAGGATTTGCTTGTGATACTTGTTTGCTACCCGAACAAGTTTGGGATCAAGCAGATAAACCAGATGTACACATGTACTTAGGAAGATCAACAGGTTCTGCCATGCCTTTAATGTGGGCGCACTCGGAGTATATCAAGCTGTTACGGTCAACTGATGATGGACAGGTGTTTGATTTTATTCCAGAGGTGGCAAACCGCTATTTAGGCAAAAGAACTCAATGTAAATTGCTAGAAGTCTGGAAATTTAACCGTCAAATAGACAAAGTTAAAAAAGGTTATACATTACGGATTCAGGCTTTAGCATCTTTTCAATTGCATTGGTCAGATAATAATTGGCATACAGTACAAGATACGCCTTCTACTGCTACAAAATTAGGTGTAAATTTTGTAGATATCCCGGTTTCGGCTCATCAGCAAAAACCAATCGATTTTACCTTTTTCTGGATTGAAAGTAACAAATGGGAGCAACACAATTATACGGTTGCAGTTCAGGATAAGTAATAAATTTTGGCTCTATCAATACCAATACTTTTTTGCTCTTGATCGCTTGACTTTTAAGACAGTCGCTACTGAGGTGTTAGCCTTTGTAGAACTTGCTTTAAAACCATCGCTGTCCAATCAATATCAGCTACAGTAATATCATGTCCCAATGTCATGCGAATCCCACCCAAGGCAGCTTTTTCAGAATAACCCATTGCTAAAAGTATAGGGCTGGGGTTAAGTTTACCACTGCGACAAGCAGCGCCAGCACTAATAGCAATACCAGCAAGGTTTAGTTGTCTTACCAAAGTTTTACCACTGAGTTTTTCCCCATCAGCGTGTTCTAGGCAAAAACTGACATGATGAGGTAAACGGTAATAGCGATCGCCTGTAGGTATTAAACCAGGAATATCAGCTAATTGAGCAAATAAGCGATCGCGTAACTGAATTAACCTGGATGTTTCCGTAGATAATTCTACTGCCGCTAGTGTAGCTGCTACACCAAACCCAGCAATCGCAGGCACTGCTTGAGTCCCAGAACGCAGTCCCATTTCTTGTCCACCACCACAAATCAAAGGTACTAACTCTACACCAGGGCGCACATATAGCGCTCCTGCACCTTGCGGCCCATATAATTTATGACTAGAAATACTCAGTAAATCAACTGGTAATTTTTCTACATTGATAGGCAAACGTCCCGCAACTTGCACTGCATCGGTGTGGAATAAAACCCCGTGGGATTTCGCAATATTTCCTAGTTCTTCAATTGGTTGTATAGTCCCGACTTCACTTTGACCGTAAATTACGGAAACTAAAGCAGTGTTATTTTGTAATGCAACTTCTAAATCTTGAGGGTTGACTCTACCTTTAGCATCTACCCCTAGACGTGTCACTTGCCAACCCCACATTTCTAGCAATCGTGCAGTTTCAGAAATTGCTGAATGTTCAACATCAGAAATAATAATATGTTGAGGTGCAGTGTATGACCGGGTAATGCCCATGATTGCTTGATTGTCTGCTTCAGTACCACCGGAAGTAAAGATTACAGATTCCGATTTAGTGGCATTAATTAATCCTGCAACTTGAACCCTTGCTTGTTCTACAACCGTT contains the following coding sequences:
- a CDS encoding cysteine desulfurase family protein, with the protein product MQIYLDHSATTPTRPEAIAAMQAVFAQQWGNPSSLHEWGQRAATVVEQARVQVAGLINATKSESVIFTSGGTEADNQAIMGITRSYTAPQHIIISDVEHSAISETARLLEMWGWQVTRLGVDAKGRVNPQDLEVALQNNTALVSVIYGQSEVGTIQPIEELGNIAKSHGVLFHTDAVQVAGRLPINVEKLPVDLLSISSHKLYGPQGAGALYVRPGVELVPLICGGGQEMGLRSGTQAVPAIAGFGVAATLAAVELSTETSRLIQLRDRLFAQLADIPGLIPTGDRYYRLPHHVSFCLEHADGEKLSGKTLVRQLNLAGIAISAGAACRSGKLNPSPILLAMGYSEKAALGGIRMTLGHDITVADIDWTAMVLKQVLQRLTPQ
- a CDS encoding glycoside hydrolase family 15 protein, with product MNILSQQQAFGSPGIDPRWTHANKDAIGTAYSTSSHVWFTIWNGVITEVYHPTVDTPQIRDLQYLISDGKSFFHEEKRHLESKVEHLWTYGLGYRVTNSDPEGRYAIIKEVIADPHLSCILQHTKITGDRNFISQLHIYALCAPHLEVGGRGNNGYAIEISGHYVLTAEKDGRWLALGATVPFTRLSCGYVGQSDGWTDLASNFQMDWEFDKALDGNIALTGEINLDGNKEFTLGLAFGTNLHNAISTLFQSLNIPFAQQKQQYNEQWKRSRNDIKPLENISYDQGKLYHNSVSLLLAHEDKIYPGALIASLAIPWGEAKDDQDQGGYHLVWTRDMVSSVAGLVAAGKNETAVRSLIYLATSQQEDGGFAQNFWVDGKPYWTGIQLDEVAFPILLASLLHQEKACSNFDVYPMVLRAAGYLIRHGPATQQERWEENSGYSPSTLASNIAALICAAQLAREREDKVTATFIEEYADFLESHIEDWTVTTEGTLVPGIKRHYIRITPTDINNPQPNENPNQGTLFISSQPPGESGEFPAKEIVDGGFLQLVRYGIRQANDPIIVDSVKVIDAILKVDTPFGCCWHRYNHDGYGQQEDGSPYTSWGKGRAWPLLTGERGHYELAAGGDVKTYIKAMEGFACDTCLLPEQVWDQADKPDVHMYLGRSTGSAMPLMWAHSEYIKLLRSTDDGQVFDFIPEVANRYLGKRTQCKLLEVWKFNRQIDKVKKGYTLRIQALASFQLHWSDNNWHTVQDTPSTATKLGVNFVDIPVSAHQQKPIDFTFFWIESNKWEQHNYTVAVQDK